The Plasmodium relictum strain SGS1 genome assembly, contig: PRELSG_00_v1_437, whole genome shotgun sequence DNA window agaataaatatGCTTTTTTAGTTAACAGCacacaaaatttataataacaaaaattaaaactctgatttattcaatgttattttaaaatatacacattgaatataacataagcattatactttttcatatattaatttttgtataaataaaaactaattttcttttcaaTTCGAACAAACGTCAactgacaaaaaaaaaaaaaaaaataatttaatttttttctttttaattacaaagatgtgtacaaataaaataaacaaaaaaaaattactatatatatatatatatatatatatatatatatatatatatatattttagctGGCATTTAGTGCATGGATGACATATTTTTCTGACTGATAGCTCATCttattttacaaaaggttaacaataattttttttttattagccAATACTCAGTATAATAAAAAGGCATAAAGAAAAGAGTTTATGCTTATTAAAGttataaaaacaatttatcatttttaagcATTTAACTTTTCTGTTTGAAAAACTTCAATGAATATATGATTCTTTtctatacatttttttattagaattagTACACGAATAACTATCATACTAAAATGTGCAtatctatatttaaaatataaaaggataataataatttttattaaccaatctTATATCATTAGAGTGTTTTaatatcaaaaataaaaagttatatagataattttataagaaaattttatatattttttttcattctttatatcatttttttaaatttgataTATCTACACTAATGGAACTTTTATCCACatgaaaattatattcaGAATATTTAGTAATAACTATTATAAGGATAATAtactttttctattattatttttataagtcAGATTAACTTTTTGAGtatgtattaatttttatttcttatttattttttatgttttaaaaggaaaaataaatgaagtaATTGGattataaaaacaatttttaatttgaaaaTGAACAAGGAATTTTAAAacttaatatatgaaaaagtataatgctTATGTTGTATTCAatgtgtatatttttgaaatggcacttaataaatcagagttttatttttgttatttgttataaattttgcGTGtgcttttaaataaaagaatatacttattctttgtaagtaaaaatgaattcataaaagtaaatatatatctgtTAAGCAATACggaattatttaatatttaaattaaatattatacattataaaatgtcaatatatatataataaaaataagtatatataaaaaaaatcgtatatttagttatacaagctctttattaatttgtttgttcaatACTCTAGTGAAGTCTTTTAACAGACAATTAATAAGTCACatatataacatttaattaaaattaagcAATTACGTATTTCTTAATagacatatatttattttagcAAATGTACACTTATTTACAAGGAACAAGTATActcttttaatttagaaatgcacataaataattaattataacaaataacaaaattagATTCTAAGTTATTCActattattttgaaatatacAAATCGAATATAACACAAAccttatactttttatttattaaaagaaataaaaagttttctTATAGTAATTTTTCATACATCAATTTtcatataagtaaaaattaattttttcttcaattcAAAAAACaactaaaaataataataattaaaaaaaaaacttttcttttttttatatttaaaaaaaaaaatatagaataaaaaaaaaaaaaaaaagatatatatatatatatatatatatatatatatatatatatatatatatatatatatatatattttattttagtttCAGTTTATATCTGATTTGCACTTTCTTAACTAGTAagctaattttatatatttgatttattaatttccttcttagcatgtataactaaatatacggatatatatatatacttattttattatatatatatatatataatagctttttataatatataatatttatattatacattaaattattatgtatTGCTTAATagatatatgtttatttttaaaaatgagtctttatttacaaaaaataagtatattcttttaattaaaaacacacaCATAAgcttataacaaataacaaaaattaagctCTAGTTcattcaatattattttgaaatatacACATTGACTATAACATtaacattatactttttcatttattaagtttttatgtaaataaaaattaattctctttttaattagaaCAAACTTCAATcgacaaaaaaaataaaataaaataaaataaattaatttttttttttaattacatagatgtgtataaataaaataaacaaaaaaaaaaaattactttatgtatatatattttttttttaactggCATCAGTGCATGGCTGATTTGTACATACAAGACTAGTAATCTAACTTTATGTactataaaaggttaataacatcttttattaaccaatactCTAgtaaagtcattaaacgaccaattaataaatcagtacTCTTTCAAAACCATTGAGCACCCAGTTAATAAGTAATcaaatttttatgatttacTTTTAATAATCTATATTCTTCTattaaaatgtatttttaatatcatacagatattatttttaacattcaattaaattattgtattaaaaaaaatagtttatcatatttaaatattagtCCTATTTTTTAGAGAAAAGAgttaaatacaaaaaaagtaTACCTCATTAATAATCAATAATTAAGCAAACAAATTTCGTAaactttatttataatatatgtacttaattatttttataaaagagaaaaaacgaaaaaacaaaaaaacaaaatgtaAAGTATATAACAgtgtatatttaattatatattatgttacaaaaaaatatagaatatacatatatatttagaattattaaaaaattgtatacagggcatttatataatattggCATATAacctttttaaaaaattttaaatgaattaacaaaaatagaattataaaaaaaaaaaaagataaaataaaaatgaaataaaggGAAATTAGAAACATGGGTAAATGaaataacatataaaaaaaaaaataataaagaacaaaatatatcttataaagagaaattaaaatgtgtaatctaaaaaaaagttttagaatacataatatatttaaaatgtaaaaattaaaaatatatcttaatttttttctttctaacGACTTTAACATTAAACAGAAGGTAAATCAATAAATTCttcctttttataaaaattatatgtattatcagaatttttatgttcatcacattttttatttttgtaatcaGTTTTcctatatttatataaaattgaaataacTACACTATAACACATGATCAATTCTATTAATATTCCTATTGTTAATTTAGTCTGCGAGTTAtcaaatttacttttttcgTTTTCATCATTTAGTCTGGATAGTTCTACATACATCTCATTATTTTGGAAATTATTgccattattattatttattaatttattttcatatatttttttattaattccatttggataaatttttatttgatcaTGTTCCCCTTTTTCAATTGattctttttcataattttctattatattattcaCATTATTTACAATATTATAAATGGACAATATCGTATCACTGCATTCATGCAAgaattctttattttgttCTATACTGtttcttatattttcaaaaatcattttaaatttttttatattacttttagttctttttatatatttatttaattcatttaatatttcCATATTTTCCTCTTCTGATAGATCATGATCTTTCTCATTCTGGTACAATTCTGTATCCTTCAGTAAAAATATTGCTCTTTGTATCAAGTATGAAATTTGTTTGTTGTAATTTTCcaatttatcattttcactATTATTGTGATTTTCTAATTCATCTATTTCTGTAACTATATTTATAGTATATTCATAAATTTCTTTAATCTTTtgcattttttcttttgtatcTATAGATTCAATACAAAGTAATTCTTGATTTTCTCTTATGGTATGttcaattttttctaaatagtTTTTCTTGTCTaatattctctttttttcattttctataatattttcatatgaTTCTGCTATATcagtatattttttagaaatGTTCTCCATTTCTTTCAactttatttcatttatttttttgtaaatatttttaaagtattttttttttcgtttaaattctttataaAGATATTGTAACTCCtgtaaatttttatcaacggaaatcaaattttttttttcctctaCTCTTAAAAGTTTATTTTGTATATCATCTATTATTTCCATATATATTTGCTCTTCTATTTTAAATTCCTCTGCAAGTTTATTTGAATCTTCAATATTGTCCGACTCATAACTACTTATGatattaatagaaaataattcattagTTTTATTAATGTCATTATTTATAGAGTCATAACTATTTATAACATACTTTGTATATTCAAtagcataatttttttttttttcaatcaTTTTTGTATCTTTTGATATTTCAGTATTAATAGCTGTGATAACTAAAGAGAGAAAGTATAATTTACATTTCTTCTTTAGTTCTAATAATTCATAGAAAGAAACATTGTTTTCTAAAATgttattgtttttttcaaCTACTTTACTttcaataatattaatataatctTCTAATTTCCCTATTACACTCAAGGTAAACTTCTCTATATATAATCTTTCAATAAACTCgtttaaatcatttaaaaaatccttatatttattaagttCTGTTGTCATttcatttgtttttaattcCATCtccattttattatatttttctatataagaATTAGtcatttctttaaaatacgTATAATACTctttagaattttttaaaatttcattataGTCCTTAATATCAATATTTATTCCTCTTATCTTCTTATATTTCTCAAGGGAATCTCGTGAACTGCATAAAAGTTTATCAATATCATCTTTCAtgtctttaatttttttcattaattcttctcttgtttttattttttcataaacatttttcatattaataatatgtttttcattttctttttctttacttTCAATATCAAATGAATCACCTTGTATACTTAAAACAATATCTTCTgtatcttttatatttttataatcttTCAATCTTGATATTGCATCTATATTCATATCTATAAATTCTGTCGCTTTAAACATTTCATTGTAAATGAAATATGATTTATCTTTATATGAAGAATAtactatttttctttttttaaattcactatttttattttttgcatTATCTAATTCAACTAATGCagtatttattctttttgaatatatc harbors:
- a CDS encoding reticulocyte binding protein, putative, encoding ELKEKIPDSTECELVNFKYEDYVNNAKKNKEIIIKLEQEVNSLRETVSKDIKEDEINRIQMEVKKKLNEIIKEKNKIDNASEALKNMGKFLMLTKFSIVMDEIQSNVKKVREEEKNAEKKFIESENIQKNILDDLKKVEELQNLLIHNLDEDSINGSIEKVILIKDRTESNSENINMLLTEVEKHKETSSLYLNNTIRGREKIEYLKKHDNDETQNITEAVMQNINNYVHESENCSKNAERHAQETSKNYTLSLEYTKEVNDLLKDSLILAEKMKVEMKKNYVIDMLIEIQDSYYDNKYILERLKERLIKINQEDINMKCEYEANNEKSIDAFTKIQITRITASDAIRGIEKIKSITLDIINVAENEIESFYTVSQRYNEDPLDELKIEKDNLKKILEILNKIEQEKKKISTELFKIKEVERKISNIEDEMKMYKKYYEEGILEEIKKIADQEEKNIKILKKSINLTIDTSISFFENSWLREERIIQIFKNFERKMNEICDAFDESYKDIEKAASSISVSFGTYNDVREKNEKAKIEKEKLKELNQEMKQLLININDAKKNETLRLILHMKYKLDEVNKKAEKEYLELNEHTKDIKRNVQNMIYSKRINTALVELDNAKNKNSEFKKRKIVYSSYKDKSYFIYNEMFKATEFIDMNIDAISRLKDYKNIKDTEDIVLSIQGDSFDIESKEKENEKHIINMKNVYEKIKTREELMKKIKDMKDDIDKLLCSSRDSLEKYKKIRGINIDIKDYNEILKNSKEYYTYFKEMTNSYIEKYNKMEMELKTNEMTTELNKYKDFLNDLNEFIERLYIEKFTLSVIGKLEDYINIIESKVVEKNNNILENNVSFYELLELKKKCKLYFLSLVITAINTEISKDTKMIEKKKNYAIEYTKYVINSYDSINNDINKTNELFSINIISSYESDNIEDSNKLAEEFKIEEQIYMEIIDDIQNKLLRVEEKKNLISVDKNLQELQYLYKEFKRKKKYFKNIYKKINEIKLKEMENISKKYTDIAESYENIIENEKKRILDKKNYLEKIEHTIRENQELLCIESIDTKEKMQKIKEIYEYTINIVTEIDELENHNNSENDKLENYNKQISYLIQRAIFLLKDTELYQNEKDHDLSEEENMEILNELNKYIKRTKSNIKKFKMIFENIRNSIEQNKEFLHECSDTILSIYNIVNNVNNIIENYEKESIEKGEHDQIKIYPNGINKKIYENKLINNNNGNNFQNNEMYVELSRLNDENEKSKFDNSQTKLTIGILIELIMCYSVVISILYKYRKTDYKNKKCDEHKNSDNTYNFYKKEEFIDLPSV